A region from the Vicia villosa cultivar HV-30 ecotype Madison, WI linkage group LG3, Vvil1.0, whole genome shotgun sequence genome encodes:
- the LOC131660178 gene encoding uncharacterized protein LOC131660178 isoform X1, translated as MSDQVNGLQHNQTWPELQLPDLLHSNETVRQVHATIEKEWDFLQRSACQTAAGRALWKHVIHDPLAALLAGEHYLRNLHEKMMKDHLNNAHETSGVILAVRTLWFDSRLEEFLNSTNGREAQVVLLGAGMDTRAYRLNCLKDSDVFEVDFAEVLEVKSTILQAAKESIFDSQHSMSKAKSLTRVAADIRENDWMEKLQIAGFLPQKSTVWILEGILYYLAQSNAMQLLRILANNCVLTHTVIIADFMNKSSTTLSNSVFQFYSDWPDQLLPSIGFTHVKLSQIGDPDAHFGLLNDPLNLFNKLRSLPRSLQTNPEDGAPCCRLYLVEASGSPDQNSAHNKESVIQS; from the exons ATGTCTGATCAAGTAAATGGCTTGCAACACAACCAAACATGGCCAGAGCTACAGCTTCCAGACTTGTTACATAGTAATGAGACTGTTCGACAAGTCCATGCAACAATTGAAAAGGAATGGGATTTCCTTCAAAGGTCGGCTTGTCAAACGGCTGCTGGAAGGGCTTTGTGGAAGCATGTGATCCATGATCCACTTGCTGCTTTACTGGCAGGGGAGCATTATTTGAGAAACCTTCATGAAAAGATGATGAAAGACCATCTCAATAATGCTCATGAAACTTCTGGAGTGATCCTTGCAGTTCGAACGCTTTGGTTTGATTCTAGACTTGAAGAATTTCTCAACTCCACTAATGGCAGAGAAGCACAGGTTGTTCTCCTAGGTGCAG GAATGGACACGAGAGCATATCGTTTGAATTGCTTAAAGGACAGTGATGtctttgaggttgattttgcAGAAGTCTTGGAGGTGAAAAGCACTATTCTGCAAGCAGCTAAGGAATCCATATTTGACTCACAACATAGTATGTCAAAAGCAAAATCACTAACTAGAGTAGCAGCAGACATAAGAGAAAATGATTGGATGGAAAAGCTTCAAATTGCAGGTTTCTTGCCACAAAAGAGCACAGTTTGGATTCTAGAAGGTATCTTGTACTACCTCGCCCAATCCAATGCCATGCAACTGCTGAGGATTTTAGCTAACAATTGTGTCTTAACTCACACAGTCATCATAGCAGACTTCATGAATAAGTCGTCAACCACACTATCCAATTCAGTCTTCCAATTTTACAGTGATTGGCCAGACCAACTTTTGCCATCTATTGGGTTCACTCATGTAAAACTTTCACAAATTGGAGACCCAGATGCTCATTTTGGCCTCTTGAATGATCCGTTAAATCTCTTCAACAAGCTCCGCAGCTTGCCTAGGTCATTACAAACCAATCCAGAGGACGGAGCACCTTGCTGTCGCTTGTACTTAGTGGAAGCTTCTGGTTCACCCGATCAAAATTCTGCGCATAATAAGGAGTCGGTGATTCAGTCCTGA
- the LOC131660178 gene encoding uncharacterized protein LOC131660178 isoform X2 produces MSDQVNGLQHNQTWPELQLPDLLHSNETVRQVHATIEKEWDFLQRSACQTAAGRALWKHVIHDPLAALLAGEHYLRNLHEKMMKDHLNNAHETSGVILAVRTLWFDSRLEEFLNSTNGREAQVVLLGAGMDTRAYRLNCLKDSDVFEVDFAEVLEVKSTILQAAKESIFDSQHSMSKAKSLTRVAADIRENDWMEKLQIAGFLPQKSTVWILEVIIADFMNKSSTTLSNSVFQFYSDWPDQLLPSIGFTHVKLSQIGDPDAHFGLLNDPLNLFNKLRSLPRSLQTNPEDGAPCCRLYLVEASGSPDQNSAHNKESVIQS; encoded by the exons ATGTCTGATCAAGTAAATGGCTTGCAACACAACCAAACATGGCCAGAGCTACAGCTTCCAGACTTGTTACATAGTAATGAGACTGTTCGACAAGTCCATGCAACAATTGAAAAGGAATGGGATTTCCTTCAAAGGTCGGCTTGTCAAACGGCTGCTGGAAGGGCTTTGTGGAAGCATGTGATCCATGATCCACTTGCTGCTTTACTGGCAGGGGAGCATTATTTGAGAAACCTTCATGAAAAGATGATGAAAGACCATCTCAATAATGCTCATGAAACTTCTGGAGTGATCCTTGCAGTTCGAACGCTTTGGTTTGATTCTAGACTTGAAGAATTTCTCAACTCCACTAATGGCAGAGAAGCACAGGTTGTTCTCCTAGGTGCAG GAATGGACACGAGAGCATATCGTTTGAATTGCTTAAAGGACAGTGATGtctttgaggttgattttgcAGAAGTCTTGGAGGTGAAAAGCACTATTCTGCAAGCAGCTAAGGAATCCATATTTGACTCACAACATAGTATGTCAAAAGCAAAATCACTAACTAGAGTAGCAGCAGACATAAGAGAAAATGATTGGATGGAAAAGCTTCAAATTGCAGGTTTCTTGCCACAAAAGAGCACAGTTTGGATTCTAGAAG TCATCATAGCAGACTTCATGAATAAGTCGTCAACCACACTATCCAATTCAGTCTTCCAATTTTACAGTGATTGGCCAGACCAACTTTTGCCATCTATTGGGTTCACTCATGTAAAACTTTCACAAATTGGAGACCCAGATGCTCATTTTGGCCTCTTGAATGATCCGTTAAATCTCTTCAACAAGCTCCGCAGCTTGCCTAGGTCATTACAAACCAATCCAGAGGACGGAGCACCTTGCTGTCGCTTGTACTTAGTGGAAGCTTCTGGTTCACCCGATCAAAATTCTGCGCATAATAAGGAGTCGGTGATTCAGTCCTGA
- the LOC131660179 gene encoding uncharacterized protein LOC131660179, which produces MPLLSAAVSALNSFSPTITAQSTFPPKRNVPLSPQIFSRRNISLLSFLFISAPASAIDIGISGPKDWLREQKKKSSKFLLAPVDASRETLRSVYLSLTETSAAFTDEDFQKFQQLFRSAARDCVPQDRNSFVAFQANTGVEVCTFRLVVKNAASLLGKKDPVKLEAEALLDNLIRSFTSISGMASETNIDLASDRRKIAEAISDTITCLDKFEQGIRNCLEI; this is translated from the exons ATGCCGTTACTATCCGCCGCAGTTTCCGCTCTCAACTCTTTCTCACCTACCATTACCGCCCAATCCACCTTCCCTCCAAAACGCAATGTTCCCCTCTCCCCTCAAATTTTCTCCCGCAGAAACATATCATTACTCTCATTCCTCTTCATCTCCGCACCCGCCTCCGCCATTGATATTGGCATCT CAGGACCAAAGGATTGGCTAAGAGAGCAAAAGAAGAAATCATCCAAGTTTTTACTAGCTCCCGTTGATGCTTCCCGCGAAACTCTTCGCTCTGTATATCTTTCTCTCA CGGAAACCAGTGCTGCTTTTACCGATGAGGATTTTCAGAAATTTCAGCAGCTATTCAGATCTGCTGCCAGAGATTGTGTCCCGCAGGATAGGAATTCTTTCGTCGCTTTCCAAGCTAACACCGGTGTTGAG GTGTGCACATTTCGGTTGGTTGTAAAGAATGCAGCCTCCTTACTTGGAAAGAAGGATCCTGTAAAGTTAGAAGCTGAAGCTTTGCTAGATAATCTTATAAG ATCTTTCACATCTATCAGTGGAATGGCAagtgaaaccaacattgatcttGCGTCAGATAG GAGAAAGATAGCAGAAGCCATATCGGATACAATAACATGTCTCGACAAATTTGAGCAAGGAATCAGGAATTGTCTTGAAATCTGA